Proteins co-encoded in one Balearica regulorum gibbericeps isolate bBalReg1 chromosome 16, bBalReg1.pri, whole genome shotgun sequence genomic window:
- the EPB41L1 gene encoding band 4.1-like protein 1 isoform X14, protein MTTETGPGSEVKNAQEEAPQQQLEAAAHGPTAAATNPAGRDAEANEKPRAQPDARNMEPGADMEEKDYSETDGLSDKTTPSKTQKSPQKTTKKVKSALCRVTLLDASEYECEVEKHARGQVLFDMVCEHLNLLEKDYFGLTFCDSDSQKNWLDPSKEIKKQIRSGPWNFAFTVKFYPPDPAQLTEDITRYYLCLQLRADIITGRLPCSFVTHALLGSYAVQAELGDYDAEEHVGNYVSELRFAPNQTRELEERIMELHKTYRGMTPGEAEIHFLENAKKLSMYGVDLHHAKDSEGIDIMLGVCANGLLIYRDRLRINRFAWPKILKISYKRSNFYIKIRPGEYEQFESTIGFKLPNHRSAKRLWKVCIEHHTFFRLVSPEPPPKGFLVMGSKFRYSGRTQAQTRQASALIDRPAPFFERSSSKRYTMSRSLDGEFSRPASVSENHDAGAEGEKRDEDGEFGSRRRSETEDEEVTTPTKIKELKPEHETTPRHKQEFLDKPEDVLLKHQASINELKRTLKEPNSKLVHRDRDRRLPSSPASSSPKHEDETPKGTPEKASEPSAPKMDAVTASLGPGVKKAEADGSTPHRVGTTDAAQISSGSAGKEVLTSIFSATAETLSTSTTTHVTKTVKGGFSETRIEKRIIITGDEDVDQDQALALAIKEAKLQHPDMLVTKAVVYRETEPSPEERDKKPQES, encoded by the exons ATGACGACAGAGACGGGCCCTGGTTCGGAGGTAAAGAACGCGCAGGAGGAGGCtccgcagcagcagctggaggcgGCCGCGCACGGTCCCACCGCCGCAGCCACCAACCCTGCCGGCCGGGACGCTGAGGCCAATGAGAAGCCCAGGGCACAGCCTGATGCCCGAAACATGGAGCCG GGCGCAGACATGGAGGAGAAGGACTACAGCGAGACGGACGGGCTGTCTGACAAAACAACCCCCAGCAAGACCCAGAAGTCGCCCCAGAAAACCACCAAGAAAGTGAAGAGTGCCCTCTGCAGAGTGACCCTGCTCGATGCCTCCGAGTACGAATGCGAGGTGGAG AAGCACGCCCGAGGCCAGGTCCTCTTCGACATGGTGTGTGAGCACCTCAACCTCCTGGAGAAGGACTACTTTGGCCTCACCTTCTGCGACTCAGACAGTCAGAAG AACTGGCTGGACCCCTCCAAGGAGATCAAGAAGCAGATCCGCA GTGGGCCCTGGAACTTTGCCTTCACCGTGAAGTTTTACCCTCCAGACCCTGCCCAGCTCACAGAGGACATCACAAG ATACTACTTGTGCCTGCAGCTCCGTGCGGACATCATCACGGGgcgcctgccctgctccttcgTCACGCATGCCCTGCTGGGTTCCTACGCTGTGCAGGCCGAGCTGGGCGACTATGATGCTGAGGAGCACGTGGGCAACTACGTCAGCGAGCTCCGCTTCGCCCCCAACCAGACGCGGGAGCTGGAGGAGCGCATCATGGAGCTGCACAAGACCTACCG GGGAATGACCCCCGGGGAAGCGGAGATCCACTTTCTGGAGAACGCCAAGAAGCTCTCCATGTACGGGGTGGACCTTCACCATGCCAAg GACTCAGAGGGCATCGACATCATGCTGGGTGTCTGCGCCAATGGCCTCCTCATCTACAGGGACCGGCTGAGGATCAACCGCTTCGCCTGGCCCAAGATCCTCAAAATTTCCTATAAGAGGAGCAACTTCTACATCAAGATCCGCCCGGGTGAG TACGAACAGTTTGAAAGCACCATTGGCTTCAAGCTGCCCAACCACCGCTCTGCCAAGCGTCTCTGGAAGGTCTGCATAGAGCATCACACCTTCTTCAG GCTggtgtccccagagccaccCCCCAAAGGCTTCCTGGTGATGGGCTCCAAGTTTCGCTACAGTGGGCGGACACAGGCGCAGACACGGCAGGCCAGCGCCCTCATCGACCGCCCGGCTCCCTTCTTCGAGCGCTCCTCCAGCAAACGGTACACCATGTCTCGCAGCCTTGACGGAG AGTTCTCGCGCCCAGCCTCCGTCAGCGAGAACCATGACGCTGGGGCAGAGGGTGAGAAGCGGGATGAGGACGGTGAGTTTGGCAGCAGGAGACGGTCCGAGACGGAGGATGAGGAGGTGACCACCCCAACGAAAATCAAGGAGCTGAAG CCGGAGCACGAAACAACCCCCAGGCACAAGCAGGAG TTTTTAGACAAGCCAGAAGATGTTTTGCTAAAGCATCAGGCCAGCATCAATGAGCTGAAACGGACCCTGAAGGAGCCCAACAGCAAGCTGGTTCACAGGGACCGGGACAGGAGGCTGCCTTCCTCACCAGCCTCTTCCTCACCCAAGCATGAGGATGAAACACCAAAGGGAACCCCAGAAAAGGCCAGCGAG ccaTCAGCCCCGAAAATGGATGCTGTGACCGCCAGCCTGGGGCCAGGCGTGAAGAAGGCCGAAGCGGATGGCTCCACTCCCCACCGGGTCGGCACCACGGACGCAGCCCAG ATCTCCAGCGGCTCTGCTGGGAAGGAAGTGCTCACCAGCATATTCAGTGCCACTGCGGAAACCCTCTCCACTTCCACCACTACCCACGTTACCAAG ACTGTGAAAGGAGGGTTTTCAGAGACCCGAATAGAGAAGCGCATCATCATCACAGGAGACGAAGACGTGGACCAGGACCAG
- the EPB41L1 gene encoding band 4.1-like protein 1 isoform X3 produces the protein MTTETGPGSEVKNAQEEAPQQQLEAAAHGPTAAATNPAGRDAEANEKPRAQPDARNMEPGADMEEKDYSETDGLSDKTTPSKTQKSPQKTTKKVKSALCRVTLLDASEYECEVEKHARGQVLFDMVCEHLNLLEKDYFGLTFCDSDSQKNWLDPSKEIKKQIRSGPWNFAFTVKFYPPDPAQLTEDITRYYLCLQLRADIITGRLPCSFVTHALLGSYAVQAELGDYDAEEHVGNYVSELRFAPNQTRELEERIMELHKTYRGMTPGEAEIHFLENAKKLSMYGVDLHHAKDSEGIDIMLGVCANGLLIYRDRLRINRFAWPKILKISYKRSNFYIKIRPGEYEQFESTIGFKLPNHRSAKRLWKVCIEHHTFFRLVSPEPPPKGFLVMGSKFRYSGRTQAQTRQASALIDRPAPFFERSSSKRYTMSRSLDGEFSRPASVSENHDAGAEGEKRDEDGEFGSRRRSETEDEEVTTPTKIKELKPEHETTPRHKQEFLDKPEDVLLKHQASINELKRTLKEPNSKLVHRDRDRRLPSSPASSSPKHEDETPKGTPEKASETMEEDTLDDFASEHGASLSMESFTQKSLVSSPERAGLREGAEEKAKPPRHRAPESDTGDEEQDQEKDSVFLKDNHLAIERKCSSITVSSTSSLEAEVDFTVIGDFHGTAFEDISRSLPELDKDKSETEDEGLVSFQHTDKVVPRLEEDVKGEEKVSQPSPDVSQLEPSAPKMDAVTASLGPGVKKAEADGSTPHRVGTTDAAQVDGGTPGSRDAAATARAGTAETALATSDHSTKAGKGAVPMTDLRSLSPISSGSAGKEVLTSIFSATAETLSTSTTTHVTKTVKGGFSETRIEKRIIITGDEDVDQDQALALAIKEAKLQHPDMLVTKAVVYRETEPSPEERDKKPQES, from the exons ATGACGACAGAGACGGGCCCTGGTTCGGAGGTAAAGAACGCGCAGGAGGAGGCtccgcagcagcagctggaggcgGCCGCGCACGGTCCCACCGCCGCAGCCACCAACCCTGCCGGCCGGGACGCTGAGGCCAATGAGAAGCCCAGGGCACAGCCTGATGCCCGAAACATGGAGCCG GGCGCAGACATGGAGGAGAAGGACTACAGCGAGACGGACGGGCTGTCTGACAAAACAACCCCCAGCAAGACCCAGAAGTCGCCCCAGAAAACCACCAAGAAAGTGAAGAGTGCCCTCTGCAGAGTGACCCTGCTCGATGCCTCCGAGTACGAATGCGAGGTGGAG AAGCACGCCCGAGGCCAGGTCCTCTTCGACATGGTGTGTGAGCACCTCAACCTCCTGGAGAAGGACTACTTTGGCCTCACCTTCTGCGACTCAGACAGTCAGAAG AACTGGCTGGACCCCTCCAAGGAGATCAAGAAGCAGATCCGCA GTGGGCCCTGGAACTTTGCCTTCACCGTGAAGTTTTACCCTCCAGACCCTGCCCAGCTCACAGAGGACATCACAAG ATACTACTTGTGCCTGCAGCTCCGTGCGGACATCATCACGGGgcgcctgccctgctccttcgTCACGCATGCCCTGCTGGGTTCCTACGCTGTGCAGGCCGAGCTGGGCGACTATGATGCTGAGGAGCACGTGGGCAACTACGTCAGCGAGCTCCGCTTCGCCCCCAACCAGACGCGGGAGCTGGAGGAGCGCATCATGGAGCTGCACAAGACCTACCG GGGAATGACCCCCGGGGAAGCGGAGATCCACTTTCTGGAGAACGCCAAGAAGCTCTCCATGTACGGGGTGGACCTTCACCATGCCAAg GACTCAGAGGGCATCGACATCATGCTGGGTGTCTGCGCCAATGGCCTCCTCATCTACAGGGACCGGCTGAGGATCAACCGCTTCGCCTGGCCCAAGATCCTCAAAATTTCCTATAAGAGGAGCAACTTCTACATCAAGATCCGCCCGGGTGAG TACGAACAGTTTGAAAGCACCATTGGCTTCAAGCTGCCCAACCACCGCTCTGCCAAGCGTCTCTGGAAGGTCTGCATAGAGCATCACACCTTCTTCAG GCTggtgtccccagagccaccCCCCAAAGGCTTCCTGGTGATGGGCTCCAAGTTTCGCTACAGTGGGCGGACACAGGCGCAGACACGGCAGGCCAGCGCCCTCATCGACCGCCCGGCTCCCTTCTTCGAGCGCTCCTCCAGCAAACGGTACACCATGTCTCGCAGCCTTGACGGAG AGTTCTCGCGCCCAGCCTCCGTCAGCGAGAACCATGACGCTGGGGCAGAGGGTGAGAAGCGGGATGAGGACGGTGAGTTTGGCAGCAGGAGACGGTCCGAGACGGAGGATGAGGAGGTGACCACCCCAACGAAAATCAAGGAGCTGAAG CCGGAGCACGAAACAACCCCCAGGCACAAGCAGGAG TTTTTAGACAAGCCAGAAGATGTTTTGCTAAAGCATCAGGCCAGCATCAATGAGCTGAAACGGACCCTGAAGGAGCCCAACAGCAAGCTGGTTCACAGGGACCGGGACAGGAGGCTGCCTTCCTCACCAGCCTCTTCCTCACCCAAGCATGAGGATGAAACACCAAAGGGAACCCCAGAAAAGGCCAGCGAG ACGATGGAAGAGGACACCCTAGACGATTTTGCATCTGAGCACGGAGCTTCCCTAAGCATGGAGTCTTTCACGCAGAAAAGCCTTGTCTCCTCTCCTGAG AGAGCGGGCTTGAGGGAGGGTGCCGAGGAGAAAGCTAAGCCACCTCGGCACAGGGCTCCTGAGAGCGACACCGGTGACgaggagcaggaccaggagaAGGACTCGGTCTTTCTGAAGGACAACCACCTGGCCATCGAGCGCAAGTGCTCCAGCATCACAGTCAGTTCAACCTCCAGCCTGGAAGCAGAGGTGGACTTCACAGTGATTGGTGACTTCCACGGCACGGCCTTTGAGGACATCTCCCGGAGCCTGCCTGAGCTGGACAAGGACAAGAGTGAAACGGAAGACGAAGGCCTGGTTTCCTTCCAGCACACTGACAAAGTAGTTCCCAGACTGGAAGAGGATGTCAAAGGCGAGGAGAAGgtctcccagcccagcccagatGTCTCCCAGCTAGAG ccaTCAGCCCCGAAAATGGATGCTGTGACCGCCAGCCTGGGGCCAGGCGTGAAGAAGGCCGAAGCGGATGGCTCCACTCCCCACCGGGTCGGCACCACGGACGCAGCCCAG GTGGACGGCGGCACCCCGGGCAGCAGGGACGCCGCAGCCACTGCTCGCGCTGGCACTGCAGAGACAGCACTGGCAACCTCA GatcacagcaccaaggctgggAAGGGGGCTGTTCCCATGACAGACCTTCGCTCCCTCTCACCG ATCTCCAGCGGCTCTGCTGGGAAGGAAGTGCTCACCAGCATATTCAGTGCCACTGCGGAAACCCTCTCCACTTCCACCACTACCCACGTTACCAAG ACTGTGAAAGGAGGGTTTTCAGAGACCCGAATAGAGAAGCGCATCATCATCACAGGAGACGAAGACGTGGACCAGGACCAG
- the EPB41L1 gene encoding band 4.1-like protein 1 isoform X15: MEEKDYSETDGLSDKTTPSKTQKSPQKTTKKVKSALCRVTLLDASEYECEVEKHARGQVLFDMVCEHLNLLEKDYFGLTFCDSDSQKNWLDPSKEIKKQIRSGPWNFAFTVKFYPPDPAQLTEDITRYYLCLQLRADIITGRLPCSFVTHALLGSYAVQAELGDYDAEEHVGNYVSELRFAPNQTRELEERIMELHKTYRGMTPGEAEIHFLENAKKLSMYGVDLHHAKDSEGIDIMLGVCANGLLIYRDRLRINRFAWPKILKISYKRSNFYIKIRPGEYEQFESTIGFKLPNHRSAKRLWKVCIEHHTFFRLVSPEPPPKGFLVMGSKFRYSGRTQAQTRQASALIDRPAPFFERSSSKRYTMSRSLDGEFSRPASVSENHDAGAEGEKRDEDGEFGSRRRSETEDEEVTTPTKIKELKFLDKPEDVLLKHQASINELKRTLKEPNSKLVHRDRDRRLPSSPASSSPKHEDETPKGTPEKASEPSAPKMDAVTASLGPGVKKAEADGSTPHRVGTTDAAQISSGSAGKEVLTSIFSATAETLSTSTTTHVTKTVKGGFSETRIEKRIIITGDEDVDQDQALALAIKEAKLQHPDMLVTKAVVYRETEPSPEERDKKPQES, translated from the exons ATGGAGGAGAAGGACTACAGCGAGACGGACGGGCTGTCTGACAAAACAACCCCCAGCAAGACCCAGAAGTCGCCCCAGAAAACCACCAAGAAAGTGAAGAGTGCCCTCTGCAGAGTGACCCTGCTCGATGCCTCCGAGTACGAATGCGAGGTGGAG AAGCACGCCCGAGGCCAGGTCCTCTTCGACATGGTGTGTGAGCACCTCAACCTCCTGGAGAAGGACTACTTTGGCCTCACCTTCTGCGACTCAGACAGTCAGAAG AACTGGCTGGACCCCTCCAAGGAGATCAAGAAGCAGATCCGCA GTGGGCCCTGGAACTTTGCCTTCACCGTGAAGTTTTACCCTCCAGACCCTGCCCAGCTCACAGAGGACATCACAAG ATACTACTTGTGCCTGCAGCTCCGTGCGGACATCATCACGGGgcgcctgccctgctccttcgTCACGCATGCCCTGCTGGGTTCCTACGCTGTGCAGGCCGAGCTGGGCGACTATGATGCTGAGGAGCACGTGGGCAACTACGTCAGCGAGCTCCGCTTCGCCCCCAACCAGACGCGGGAGCTGGAGGAGCGCATCATGGAGCTGCACAAGACCTACCG GGGAATGACCCCCGGGGAAGCGGAGATCCACTTTCTGGAGAACGCCAAGAAGCTCTCCATGTACGGGGTGGACCTTCACCATGCCAAg GACTCAGAGGGCATCGACATCATGCTGGGTGTCTGCGCCAATGGCCTCCTCATCTACAGGGACCGGCTGAGGATCAACCGCTTCGCCTGGCCCAAGATCCTCAAAATTTCCTATAAGAGGAGCAACTTCTACATCAAGATCCGCCCGGGTGAG TACGAACAGTTTGAAAGCACCATTGGCTTCAAGCTGCCCAACCACCGCTCTGCCAAGCGTCTCTGGAAGGTCTGCATAGAGCATCACACCTTCTTCAG GCTggtgtccccagagccaccCCCCAAAGGCTTCCTGGTGATGGGCTCCAAGTTTCGCTACAGTGGGCGGACACAGGCGCAGACACGGCAGGCCAGCGCCCTCATCGACCGCCCGGCTCCCTTCTTCGAGCGCTCCTCCAGCAAACGGTACACCATGTCTCGCAGCCTTGACGGAG AGTTCTCGCGCCCAGCCTCCGTCAGCGAGAACCATGACGCTGGGGCAGAGGGTGAGAAGCGGGATGAGGACGGTGAGTTTGGCAGCAGGAGACGGTCCGAGACGGAGGATGAGGAGGTGACCACCCCAACGAAAATCAAGGAGCTGAAG TTTTTAGACAAGCCAGAAGATGTTTTGCTAAAGCATCAGGCCAGCATCAATGAGCTGAAACGGACCCTGAAGGAGCCCAACAGCAAGCTGGTTCACAGGGACCGGGACAGGAGGCTGCCTTCCTCACCAGCCTCTTCCTCACCCAAGCATGAGGATGAAACACCAAAGGGAACCCCAGAAAAGGCCAGCGAG ccaTCAGCCCCGAAAATGGATGCTGTGACCGCCAGCCTGGGGCCAGGCGTGAAGAAGGCCGAAGCGGATGGCTCCACTCCCCACCGGGTCGGCACCACGGACGCAGCCCAG ATCTCCAGCGGCTCTGCTGGGAAGGAAGTGCTCACCAGCATATTCAGTGCCACTGCGGAAACCCTCTCCACTTCCACCACTACCCACGTTACCAAG ACTGTGAAAGGAGGGTTTTCAGAGACCCGAATAGAGAAGCGCATCATCATCACAGGAGACGAAGACGTGGACCAGGACCAG
- the EPB41L1 gene encoding band 4.1-like protein 1 isoform X5 — MTTETGPGSEVKNAQEEAPQQQLEAAAHGPTAAATNPAGRDAEANEKPRAQPDARNMEPGADMEEKDYSETDGLSDKTTPSKTQKSPQKTTKKVKSALCRVTLLDASEYECEVEKHARGQVLFDMVCEHLNLLEKDYFGLTFCDSDSQKNWLDPSKEIKKQIRSGPWNFAFTVKFYPPDPAQLTEDITRYYLCLQLRADIITGRLPCSFVTHALLGSYAVQAELGDYDAEEHVGNYVSELRFAPNQTRELEERIMELHKTYRGMTPGEAEIHFLENAKKLSMYGVDLHHAKDSEGIDIMLGVCANGLLIYRDRLRINRFAWPKILKISYKRSNFYIKIRPGEYEQFESTIGFKLPNHRSAKRLWKVCIEHHTFFRLVSPEPPPKGFLVMGSKFRYSGRTQAQTRQASALIDRPAPFFERSSSKRYTMSRSLDGEFSRPASVSENHDAGAEGEKRDEDGEFGSRRRSETEDEEVTTPTKIKELKPEHETTPRHKQEFLDKPEDVLLKHQASINELKRTLKEPNSKLVHRDRDRRLPSSPASSSPKHEDETPKGTPEKASETMEEDTLDDFASEHGASLSMESFTQKSLVSSPERAGLREGAEEKAKPPRHRAPESDTGDEEQDQEKDSVFLKDNHLAIERKCSSITVSSTSSLEAEVDFTVIGDFHGTAFEDISRSLPELDKDKSETEDEGLVSFQHTDKVVPRLEEDVKGEEKVSQPSPDVSQLEPSAPKMDAVTASLGPGVKKAEADGSTPHRVGTTDAAQVDGGTPGSRDAAATARAGTAETALATSISSGSAGKEVLTSIFSATAETLSTSTTTHVTKTVKGGFSETRIEKRIIITGDEDVDQDQALALAIKEAKLQHPDMLVTKAVVYRETEPSPEERDKKPQES; from the exons ATGACGACAGAGACGGGCCCTGGTTCGGAGGTAAAGAACGCGCAGGAGGAGGCtccgcagcagcagctggaggcgGCCGCGCACGGTCCCACCGCCGCAGCCACCAACCCTGCCGGCCGGGACGCTGAGGCCAATGAGAAGCCCAGGGCACAGCCTGATGCCCGAAACATGGAGCCG GGCGCAGACATGGAGGAGAAGGACTACAGCGAGACGGACGGGCTGTCTGACAAAACAACCCCCAGCAAGACCCAGAAGTCGCCCCAGAAAACCACCAAGAAAGTGAAGAGTGCCCTCTGCAGAGTGACCCTGCTCGATGCCTCCGAGTACGAATGCGAGGTGGAG AAGCACGCCCGAGGCCAGGTCCTCTTCGACATGGTGTGTGAGCACCTCAACCTCCTGGAGAAGGACTACTTTGGCCTCACCTTCTGCGACTCAGACAGTCAGAAG AACTGGCTGGACCCCTCCAAGGAGATCAAGAAGCAGATCCGCA GTGGGCCCTGGAACTTTGCCTTCACCGTGAAGTTTTACCCTCCAGACCCTGCCCAGCTCACAGAGGACATCACAAG ATACTACTTGTGCCTGCAGCTCCGTGCGGACATCATCACGGGgcgcctgccctgctccttcgTCACGCATGCCCTGCTGGGTTCCTACGCTGTGCAGGCCGAGCTGGGCGACTATGATGCTGAGGAGCACGTGGGCAACTACGTCAGCGAGCTCCGCTTCGCCCCCAACCAGACGCGGGAGCTGGAGGAGCGCATCATGGAGCTGCACAAGACCTACCG GGGAATGACCCCCGGGGAAGCGGAGATCCACTTTCTGGAGAACGCCAAGAAGCTCTCCATGTACGGGGTGGACCTTCACCATGCCAAg GACTCAGAGGGCATCGACATCATGCTGGGTGTCTGCGCCAATGGCCTCCTCATCTACAGGGACCGGCTGAGGATCAACCGCTTCGCCTGGCCCAAGATCCTCAAAATTTCCTATAAGAGGAGCAACTTCTACATCAAGATCCGCCCGGGTGAG TACGAACAGTTTGAAAGCACCATTGGCTTCAAGCTGCCCAACCACCGCTCTGCCAAGCGTCTCTGGAAGGTCTGCATAGAGCATCACACCTTCTTCAG GCTggtgtccccagagccaccCCCCAAAGGCTTCCTGGTGATGGGCTCCAAGTTTCGCTACAGTGGGCGGACACAGGCGCAGACACGGCAGGCCAGCGCCCTCATCGACCGCCCGGCTCCCTTCTTCGAGCGCTCCTCCAGCAAACGGTACACCATGTCTCGCAGCCTTGACGGAG AGTTCTCGCGCCCAGCCTCCGTCAGCGAGAACCATGACGCTGGGGCAGAGGGTGAGAAGCGGGATGAGGACGGTGAGTTTGGCAGCAGGAGACGGTCCGAGACGGAGGATGAGGAGGTGACCACCCCAACGAAAATCAAGGAGCTGAAG CCGGAGCACGAAACAACCCCCAGGCACAAGCAGGAG TTTTTAGACAAGCCAGAAGATGTTTTGCTAAAGCATCAGGCCAGCATCAATGAGCTGAAACGGACCCTGAAGGAGCCCAACAGCAAGCTGGTTCACAGGGACCGGGACAGGAGGCTGCCTTCCTCACCAGCCTCTTCCTCACCCAAGCATGAGGATGAAACACCAAAGGGAACCCCAGAAAAGGCCAGCGAG ACGATGGAAGAGGACACCCTAGACGATTTTGCATCTGAGCACGGAGCTTCCCTAAGCATGGAGTCTTTCACGCAGAAAAGCCTTGTCTCCTCTCCTGAG AGAGCGGGCTTGAGGGAGGGTGCCGAGGAGAAAGCTAAGCCACCTCGGCACAGGGCTCCTGAGAGCGACACCGGTGACgaggagcaggaccaggagaAGGACTCGGTCTTTCTGAAGGACAACCACCTGGCCATCGAGCGCAAGTGCTCCAGCATCACAGTCAGTTCAACCTCCAGCCTGGAAGCAGAGGTGGACTTCACAGTGATTGGTGACTTCCACGGCACGGCCTTTGAGGACATCTCCCGGAGCCTGCCTGAGCTGGACAAGGACAAGAGTGAAACGGAAGACGAAGGCCTGGTTTCCTTCCAGCACACTGACAAAGTAGTTCCCAGACTGGAAGAGGATGTCAAAGGCGAGGAGAAGgtctcccagcccagcccagatGTCTCCCAGCTAGAG ccaTCAGCCCCGAAAATGGATGCTGTGACCGCCAGCCTGGGGCCAGGCGTGAAGAAGGCCGAAGCGGATGGCTCCACTCCCCACCGGGTCGGCACCACGGACGCAGCCCAG GTGGACGGCGGCACCCCGGGCAGCAGGGACGCCGCAGCCACTGCTCGCGCTGGCACTGCAGAGACAGCACTGGCAACCTCA ATCTCCAGCGGCTCTGCTGGGAAGGAAGTGCTCACCAGCATATTCAGTGCCACTGCGGAAACCCTCTCCACTTCCACCACTACCCACGTTACCAAG ACTGTGAAAGGAGGGTTTTCAGAGACCCGAATAGAGAAGCGCATCATCATCACAGGAGACGAAGACGTGGACCAGGACCAG